The Neodiprion virginianus isolate iyNeoVirg1 chromosome 5, iyNeoVirg1.1, whole genome shotgun sequence genome contains a region encoding:
- the LOC124305479 gene encoding ubiquitin carboxyl-terminal hydrolase 5 isoform X1, translated as MGELVQYLNKIKIPQRGDKIYKDECVFSFDTPESPNGLYLNLTTYLGLGQDHVDAYYQRTNNPVFLRLKRSKKEIPAEQQGDGPEKKITRLAIGVVGGFTPDTKKYEYDESYEIVILPNYVTIPYPKDDLPEQVKTAIKSLLEAESASKLAETEALAGTWDGEARIVSKHAANLKQLGNGKKIPPSGWKCENCDLTTNLWLNLTDGSILCGRKFYDGTGGNDHAIEHYRTTGHPLAVKLGTITKEGKGDVFSYDEDDMVEDPHLITHLAHWGINITHMEKTDKSMVELELDLNQKFDEWVALQEAASKLTAIYGPGYTGLVNLGNSCYLNSVMQMVFTIPDFIKRYVEGAPQLFQQSGNDPANDFNTQMAKLGVGLVSGKYSVQPPSGSEDERRQGIPPRMFKTLVGRSHPDFSTNHQQDAQEFFLRLIDLLDRNSRHQANPADCFKFKVEERYQCGGSGKVKYTHRPEYLLPLPIPLKAAVNQEEVAAFEAKKKEVEAKGQKMDSNSIVRPRIKLSSCLEMFTQPEIVEQFYSTALNQKTNACKVTSLASFPDYLVIHLKKFTLREDWIPIKLDVAIEMPDQLDLSMLRGLGLQSGEELLPELAGSEPPPPVFDEAILEQLKDMGFPPEACKRSLFFTENRGLEAATNWLMEHILDSDFADPFVPPGIDMKAGKTDFKPNEEALQMVMSMGFTKEQATKALKATDNNLERAADWIFSHQAELDAPDTEEGPVQDAAFRDGNERYKLVGFISHMGTSTMVGHYVCHLLKDNRWVIFNDEKVALSENPPKELGYLYLYQRIE; from the exons ATGGGCGAGCTAGTACAGTacttaaataaaataaaaataccccAGCGGGGAGACAAAATATATAAAGATGAATGTGTTTTCTCGTTTGACACACCA GAATCGCCGAATGGACTCTACCTCAATCTTACAACATATTTGGGACTAGGTCAGGATCATGTCGATGCTTACTATCAAAGGACCAATAACCCTGTATTTCTTCGCTTGAAGAGATCAAAAAAAGAA ATACCTGCCGAGCAGCAAGGGGATGGtcctgagaaaaaaataacccgtTTAGCGATCGGGGTTGTGGGAGGATTCACACCGGATACTAAAAAATACGAGTATGATGAATCCTACGAGATTGTTATATTGCCCAATTATGTAACAATACCGTATCCTAAGGATGATTTGCCTGAACAA GTTAAAACTGCCATAAAATCTCTATTGGAAGCAGAGTCTGCCTCAAAGTTAGCAGAAACAGAAGCCTTAGCTGGAACTTGGGACGGAGAAGCGAGAATAGTTTCAAA GCATGCGGCAAATTTAAAACAGTTGGGCAATGGAAAGAAGATTCCTCCAAGCGGCTGGAAATGTGAGAACTGTGATTTGACCACGAACCTATGGCTCAATTTAACCGATGGGTCAATACTCTGCGGGCGGAAGTTTTATGACGGAACTGGTGGGAATGATCATGCCATTGAACACTATCGCACCACGGGCCACCCTTTGGCTGTTAAGCTCGGAACAATCACCAAAGAAGGAAAAGGGGATGTTTTTTCTTACGATGAAGATGACATGGTTGAAGATCCGCATCTTATCACGCATCTAGCACACTGGGGCATCAATATTACCCATATGGAGAAGACTGATAAATCTATGGTCGAATTAGAGTTGGACCTTAATCAGAAATTTGACGAATGGGTAGCACTTCAGGAGGCTGCGAGCAAATTAACTGCTATTTACGGCCCTGGATACACGGGACTCGTTAATTTGGGTAATTCCTGTTATCTGAATAGCGTCATGCAGATGGTGTTCACTATACCTGACTTTATAAAAAG ATATGTTGAGGGAGCTCCGCAACTTTTTCAACAGTCTGGCAATGATCCTGCAAACGATTTTAATACACAAAT GGCAAAATTAGGAGTGGGTCTAGTCTCTGGGAAGTACTCTGTTCAGCCGCCGTCTGGCTCAGAAGACGAACGACGCCAAGGCATACCTCCGAGAATGTTCAAGACTCTTGTCGGTCGTAGTCATCCGGACTTTTCAACCAACCATCAGCAAGATGCACAAGAATTTTTCCTCCGGCTGATAGATCTTTTAGAT CGCAATAGCCGTCATCAAGCCAATCCTGCAGATTGCTTTAAATTTAAAGTGGAGGAAAGATATCAATGTGGAGGATCTGGCAAAGTTAAGTACACCCATCGTCCCGAATATTTGCTGCCACTTCCCATTCCGCTCAAAGCAGCTGTAAATCAG GAAGAAGTCGCTGCTTTTGAGGCAAAGAAAAAGGAAGTAGAAGCAAAGGGTCAAAAGATGGATTCCAACAGCATCGTCAGACCTCGAATAAAACTTTCATCGTGTCTGGAGATGTTCACCCAGCCTGAAATTGTAGAACAATTTTATAGTACAGCTCTAAACCAGAAAACAAATGCATGCAA GGTCACGAGTCTCGCCAGTTTTCCGGATTACTTGGTTATtcatctaaaaaaattcaccctgAGAGAAGATTGGATCCCCATTAAATTGGACGTTGCTATCGAGATGCCAGATCAGTTGGATTTAAGTATGCTTCGTGGGCTGGGATTACAAAGTGGAGAAGAATTGCTACCGGAACTTGCCGGCTCTGAACCACCACCTCCTGTTTTCGATGAAGCCATTCTCGAACAGTTGAAGGATATGGGTTTTCCACCAGAAGCTTGCAAGAGATCGTTATTCTTCACGGAAAATCGAGGCTTGGAAGCCGCAACTAACTGGCTCATGGAGCATATCCTAGATTCCGATTTTGCAGATCCATTTGTGCCTCCGGGTATCGACATGAAGGCAG GAAAAACGGACTTCAAACCGAACGAAGAAGCCCTCCAAATGGTGATGAGCATGGGTTTCACCAAAGAACAAGCAACTAAGGCTTTGAAAGCAACCGATAACAATCTCGAACGCGCAGCAGACTGGATTTTCAGTCACCAAGCAGAACTGGATGCTCCTGACACAGAAGAAGGTCCGGTGCAGGATGCTGCGTTTAGAGATGGAAATGAAC GATACAAATTAGTTGGTTTCATTTCTCATATGGGTACCTCAACTATGGTTGGCCACTACGTTTGTCATTTGCTGAAAGATAATCGCTGGGTAATATTCAACGATGAAAAG GTTGCACTATCTGAAAATCCACCAAAGGAATTGGGCTACTTATACCTGTATCAACGTATCGAATAG
- the LOC124305479 gene encoding ubiquitin carboxyl-terminal hydrolase 5 isoform X2 — protein sequence MGELVQYLNKIKIPQRGDKIYKDECVFSFDTPESPNGLYLNLTTYLGLGQDHVDAYYQRTNNPVFLRLKRSKKEQGDGPEKKITRLAIGVVGGFTPDTKKYEYDESYEIVILPNYVTIPYPKDDLPEQVKTAIKSLLEAESASKLAETEALAGTWDGEARIVSKHAANLKQLGNGKKIPPSGWKCENCDLTTNLWLNLTDGSILCGRKFYDGTGGNDHAIEHYRTTGHPLAVKLGTITKEGKGDVFSYDEDDMVEDPHLITHLAHWGINITHMEKTDKSMVELELDLNQKFDEWVALQEAASKLTAIYGPGYTGLVNLGNSCYLNSVMQMVFTIPDFIKRYVEGAPQLFQQSGNDPANDFNTQMAKLGVGLVSGKYSVQPPSGSEDERRQGIPPRMFKTLVGRSHPDFSTNHQQDAQEFFLRLIDLLDRNSRHQANPADCFKFKVEERYQCGGSGKVKYTHRPEYLLPLPIPLKAAVNQEEVAAFEAKKKEVEAKGQKMDSNSIVRPRIKLSSCLEMFTQPEIVEQFYSTALNQKTNACKVTSLASFPDYLVIHLKKFTLREDWIPIKLDVAIEMPDQLDLSMLRGLGLQSGEELLPELAGSEPPPPVFDEAILEQLKDMGFPPEACKRSLFFTENRGLEAATNWLMEHILDSDFADPFVPPGIDMKAGKTDFKPNEEALQMVMSMGFTKEQATKALKATDNNLERAADWIFSHQAELDAPDTEEGPVQDAAFRDGNERYKLVGFISHMGTSTMVGHYVCHLLKDNRWVIFNDEKVALSENPPKELGYLYLYQRIE from the exons ATGGGCGAGCTAGTACAGTacttaaataaaataaaaataccccAGCGGGGAGACAAAATATATAAAGATGAATGTGTTTTCTCGTTTGACACACCA GAATCGCCGAATGGACTCTACCTCAATCTTACAACATATTTGGGACTAGGTCAGGATCATGTCGATGCTTACTATCAAAGGACCAATAACCCTGTATTTCTTCGCTTGAAGAGATCAAAAAAAGAA CAAGGGGATGGtcctgagaaaaaaataacccgtTTAGCGATCGGGGTTGTGGGAGGATTCACACCGGATACTAAAAAATACGAGTATGATGAATCCTACGAGATTGTTATATTGCCCAATTATGTAACAATACCGTATCCTAAGGATGATTTGCCTGAACAA GTTAAAACTGCCATAAAATCTCTATTGGAAGCAGAGTCTGCCTCAAAGTTAGCAGAAACAGAAGCCTTAGCTGGAACTTGGGACGGAGAAGCGAGAATAGTTTCAAA GCATGCGGCAAATTTAAAACAGTTGGGCAATGGAAAGAAGATTCCTCCAAGCGGCTGGAAATGTGAGAACTGTGATTTGACCACGAACCTATGGCTCAATTTAACCGATGGGTCAATACTCTGCGGGCGGAAGTTTTATGACGGAACTGGTGGGAATGATCATGCCATTGAACACTATCGCACCACGGGCCACCCTTTGGCTGTTAAGCTCGGAACAATCACCAAAGAAGGAAAAGGGGATGTTTTTTCTTACGATGAAGATGACATGGTTGAAGATCCGCATCTTATCACGCATCTAGCACACTGGGGCATCAATATTACCCATATGGAGAAGACTGATAAATCTATGGTCGAATTAGAGTTGGACCTTAATCAGAAATTTGACGAATGGGTAGCACTTCAGGAGGCTGCGAGCAAATTAACTGCTATTTACGGCCCTGGATACACGGGACTCGTTAATTTGGGTAATTCCTGTTATCTGAATAGCGTCATGCAGATGGTGTTCACTATACCTGACTTTATAAAAAG ATATGTTGAGGGAGCTCCGCAACTTTTTCAACAGTCTGGCAATGATCCTGCAAACGATTTTAATACACAAAT GGCAAAATTAGGAGTGGGTCTAGTCTCTGGGAAGTACTCTGTTCAGCCGCCGTCTGGCTCAGAAGACGAACGACGCCAAGGCATACCTCCGAGAATGTTCAAGACTCTTGTCGGTCGTAGTCATCCGGACTTTTCAACCAACCATCAGCAAGATGCACAAGAATTTTTCCTCCGGCTGATAGATCTTTTAGAT CGCAATAGCCGTCATCAAGCCAATCCTGCAGATTGCTTTAAATTTAAAGTGGAGGAAAGATATCAATGTGGAGGATCTGGCAAAGTTAAGTACACCCATCGTCCCGAATATTTGCTGCCACTTCCCATTCCGCTCAAAGCAGCTGTAAATCAG GAAGAAGTCGCTGCTTTTGAGGCAAAGAAAAAGGAAGTAGAAGCAAAGGGTCAAAAGATGGATTCCAACAGCATCGTCAGACCTCGAATAAAACTTTCATCGTGTCTGGAGATGTTCACCCAGCCTGAAATTGTAGAACAATTTTATAGTACAGCTCTAAACCAGAAAACAAATGCATGCAA GGTCACGAGTCTCGCCAGTTTTCCGGATTACTTGGTTATtcatctaaaaaaattcaccctgAGAGAAGATTGGATCCCCATTAAATTGGACGTTGCTATCGAGATGCCAGATCAGTTGGATTTAAGTATGCTTCGTGGGCTGGGATTACAAAGTGGAGAAGAATTGCTACCGGAACTTGCCGGCTCTGAACCACCACCTCCTGTTTTCGATGAAGCCATTCTCGAACAGTTGAAGGATATGGGTTTTCCACCAGAAGCTTGCAAGAGATCGTTATTCTTCACGGAAAATCGAGGCTTGGAAGCCGCAACTAACTGGCTCATGGAGCATATCCTAGATTCCGATTTTGCAGATCCATTTGTGCCTCCGGGTATCGACATGAAGGCAG GAAAAACGGACTTCAAACCGAACGAAGAAGCCCTCCAAATGGTGATGAGCATGGGTTTCACCAAAGAACAAGCAACTAAGGCTTTGAAAGCAACCGATAACAATCTCGAACGCGCAGCAGACTGGATTTTCAGTCACCAAGCAGAACTGGATGCTCCTGACACAGAAGAAGGTCCGGTGCAGGATGCTGCGTTTAGAGATGGAAATGAAC GATACAAATTAGTTGGTTTCATTTCTCATATGGGTACCTCAACTATGGTTGGCCACTACGTTTGTCATTTGCTGAAAGATAATCGCTGGGTAATATTCAACGATGAAAAG GTTGCACTATCTGAAAATCCACCAAAGGAATTGGGCTACTTATACCTGTATCAACGTATCGAATAG
- the LOC124305484 gene encoding replication protein A 70 kDa DNA-binding subunit — MYELSEGALDQIMNGVEVEKPILQILGHKKLQSASTQERYRLLVSDGKRINSYAMLATQLNSLITNDQLTEFSVCQVNRYAISMINNSGTQKRVMVILNIDVKVPGTEVGCKIGNPTQQDGNVQNGDSTPAARLAAPVPKTNNSSNSVRPGRQQQSYLNDSVSSGAGISTTPIEALSPYQNRWVIRARVANKSAIKTWSNARGEGSLFSMDLVDETGEIRCTAFRDQCDKFYNMIEFGKIYYISRCQLKPANKQFSNLKNEYEMTMTSETEVVPCHDDSDEIPTVKYDFAPISEIDGKEPNAIIDVLGVCKSCSDITTVVARTTRKELKKRDVNLVDESNTMVTLTLWGTQADEFDGSSNPVVAVKGARLAEFNGGKSLSTLNSSVLQIDPDIPEAHRLRGWYNTTGCTENVHTISKGLGGGSGGMNGPWLTFKEAKDMQLGCRETPDYFIVKATINMIRTENSLYKACPTDDCKKKLIDQSNEMYRCEKCNRNYPNFKYRLLASINLADWTDNQWVTAFNEEAEKILGMTAQEIGELKDNDDEAFLEKFGESAFKTFLLKLRVKMENYSDENRLKSTVVNVTPLDIKSYNNHLIAQIKELSNMGKA, encoded by the exons ATGTACGAACTTAGTGAAGGAGCCTTGGAC CAAATCATGAACGGTGTCGAGGTCGAAAAGCCGATTTTACAGATATTG gGACACAAAAAGCTGCAATCGGCGAGCACTCAGGAGCGCTATCGCCTCCTAGTTTCAGATGGCAAAAGAATTAACTCATACGCGATGTTGGCTACACAGCTAAACTCGCTGATTACCAACGACCAACTGACAGAGTTTTCCGTGTGCCAAGTTAATCGATACGCAATTAGTATGATCAACAATTCAGGAACACAGAA GAGAGTGATGGTCATACTCAACATTGACGTTAAGGTTCCGGGCACTGAAGTGGGCTGCAAAATAGGAAATCCTACCCAGCAAGACGGCAATGTACAGAACGGAGATTCTACTCCTGCTGCCCGATTAGCAGCGCCTGTACCAAAAACTAATAATTCCTCAAATTCTG TTCGTCCTGGAAGACAGCAGCAATCTTATCTTAATGATTCAGTATCCTCTGGTGCTGGTATCTCAACTACACCGATAGAAGCCCTGAGTCCTTATCAAAACAG GTGGGTAATCAGAGCTAGAGTAGCCAATAAGTCAGCTATAAAAACGTGGAGCAATGCACGTGGCGAAGGTTCCCTCTTTTCTATGGATTTAGTCGATGAGACTGGCGAGATTCGCTGCACTGCATTCAGAGATCAATGTgacaaattttacaacatGATCGAG TTTGGCAAAATTTACTACATTTCACGTTGTCAACTGAAGCCAGCGAACAAGCAATtcagtaatttgaaaaatgaatacgaGATGACAATGACATCCGAAACAGAGGTTGTTCCTTGTCACGACGATTCTGACGAGATCCCAACAGTGAAGTACGATTTTGCACCAATCAGTGAAATTGATGGGAAGGAGCCGAATGCAATAATTG ATGTGCTTGGCGTTTGCAAATCTTGTAGTGATATCACAACTGTAGTTGCGAGGACTACAAGAAAAGAGCTTAAGAAGAGGGATGTCAATCTTGTTGACGAAAGCAATACAATG GTTACTCTCACATTATGGGGAACCCAGGCGGACGAGTTTGATGGATCTTCTAATCCTGTTGTTGCCGTGAAAGGTGCACGTCTTGCCGAATTTAATGGTGGAAAATCTCTGTCTACCCTTAACTCGTCAGTGCTCCAGATTGACCCAGACATTCCCGAAGCTCATAG GCTCCGTGGTTGGTACAACACAACTGGATGCACAGAGAATGTGCATACCATTTCTAAGGGGTTGGGCGGTGGCAGTGGGGGAATGAATGGTCCGTGGTTGACGTTCAAGGAGGCTAAAGACATGCAGCTGGGCTGCAGAGAAACTCCCGACTACTTCATCGTCAAGGCAACTATCAATATGATAAGGACCGAAAACTCTCTTTACAAAGCGTGCCCGACCGatgactgtaaaaaaaaa CTTATCGATCAGTCCAATGAAATGTATCGTTGTGAAAAGTGTAACAGGAACTATCCAAACTTCAAATATCGACTGCTGGCCAGT ATCAATCTCGCAGACTGGACAGACAACCAATGGGTAACCGCGTTCAATGAGGAGGCTGAAAAGATTTTGGGAATGACGGCACAAGAAATTGGTGAATTGAAGGATAATGATGATGAAGCGTTTCTTGAAAAGTTCGGTGAATCTGCTTTCAAAACTTTCCTTCTCAAATTGAGagtaaaaatggaaaactatAGC GATGAGAACAGATTGAAGTCCACCGTAGTGAATGTGACGCCGCTGGATATTAAAAGCTACAACAATCATCTGATCGCGCAAATTAAAGAACTTTCCAACATGGGCAAGGCATAA
- the LOC124306510 gene encoding ATP-dependent translocase ABCB1-like — MKSSKKLKLTLPDEKRATEFPNTDPIKITGFRINEHTIDGTEKSQTTELTKATKYRPIAYYKLYRYTNALDKFLLIIGGICAIATGCCAPINTLLFGQLVGAVVDATLTADSTGLMDAVILFSIGNVSVATFLLIFSYVSIVIYNYVGQRQIYRIRNMYFQSALHQEVSWYDLNPSSDIASRLAEDITKLEDGISEKAVMFIHNMSSVVSCFVLGFVRGWALALVCLVTFPIAVLIMETIMRITSRLSRHEIEAYAKAGTIAEEVLSAMRTVVAFGGQKLELKRYAENLSYAYYNNVKKGFFSGLGFGLSWIFIYSNYALSFWFGVGLVIEERGLDESEQTYNAANMITIFFAILMGCQNFGTASPFIDAFGTAKAAGSKIFAVIERNSSINSLSNDGNKPMEINGQIVFKNVLFKYPSRPNVEVLKSLNLRINPGETVALVGGSGCGKSTCIQLLQRFYDPSEGQILLDGHDLKDLNVSWLRSNIGVVGQEPVLFGTTIAENIRYGKIDATDEEITAAAKKANAHDFIIKLHKGYDTLVGERGAQISGGQKQRIAIARAIVRNPKILLLDEATSALDTRSEAKVQAALDKASEGRTTIIVAHRLSTIRSADKIIVLSKGSVVEQGNHNELMAFKKHYYELVTTQIYESEEADGANILLSYAKDNDSDDEDDQKIVTNVKDFETEAIDTGNISIRNVIKYNMPEIHYIIIACLASIIVGCAPPVFAILFGDIIGVLSYSDTEQIRSESNVYCLYFVGIGFAIGIVTFIQIFLFDFAGERLTMRMRELAFGAMLKQEMAWFDDTNNGTGSLCAKLSGEAAAIQGATGQRIGVLIQSVSTITLGLTISMYYEWRLGLVGLAFMPFILATIYMQGIMMAHEALKYQKSLEDSTKIAVEAVTNIRTVAGLGREETFQLAYAEAMNPSFQLAKRNTHYRALVFACARSIVLYAFAVVMWYGGTLINNEGLDYPIVFKVAQALIMGTVMVANASAFAPDYQKGLIAAAKVFALFNRKPKIVDPANPQETKQTDMGKVEYNSVTFEYPTRPGITILKALDLDVPSGKTIALIGSSGCGKSTIIQLLERFYDPNSGTVELDNTDISSVTLVSLRSNLGIVSQEPSLFARTIAENIAYGDNSRQVPMVDIISAAKKANIHEFILSLPLGYDTKLGTKGTQISGGQKQRIAIARALIRNPKVLLLDEATSALDMESEKIVQAALDEAKEGRTCITIAHRLSTIQDADKICVLDQGVVVESGTHTELVAKKGLYYKLRMLQG; from the exons ATGAAGAGttctaaaaaattgaaactaacTCTGCCAGATGAAAAACGTGCAACTGAATTTCCTAACACAGATCCCATTAAAATAACAGGGTTTCGAATTAACGAACACACAATTGATGGAACTGAGAAAAG CCAAACAACAGAGTTAACGAAAGCCACAAAATACCGACCAATTGCATATTACAAGTTG tACAGATACACTAATGCTTTGGACAAGTTTCTTCTCATTATTGGTGGCATTTGTGCCATCGCCACTGGATGTTGTGCACCAATTAATACACTGCTATTTGGCCAGCTCGTCGGAGCAGTGGTAGATGCAACGCTAACTGCTGATTCCACAGGGCTCATGGATGcagttatattattttcgatAGGGAACGTCAGTGTCGCTACTTTCTTGCTAATATTTTCTTATGTGAGCATTGTTATCTACAATTACGTTGGGCAACGTCAGATATACCGAATCCGGAACATGTACTTTCAATCTGCTTTGCATCAAGAGGTTTCATGGTATGACTTAAACCCAAGTAGCGATATAGCAAGCAGATTGGCAGA GGATATAACTAAACTAGAAGATGGAATCTCGGAAAAGGCCGTTATGTTCATCCACAATATGAGTTCTGTTGTAAGCTGCTTTGTACTAGGATTTGTAAGGGGATGGGCACTCGCTCTAGTCTGTCTCGTCACATTCCCTATCGCAGTCCTAATAATGGAGACAATTATGAGG ATAACTTCTCGGTTGTCCCGCCACGAAATTGAAGCGTACGCCAAAGCAGGAACAATTGCTGAAGAAGTACTATCAGCAATGCGCACTGTGGTTGCATTTGGAGGGCAAAAGCTAGAACTCAAAAGATATGCCGAAAATTTGTCGTATGCGTATTATAACAACGTAAagaaaggttttttttctgGCCTGGGGTTTGGATTATCGTGGATCTTCATATATTCTAACTATGCATTATCATTTTGGTTTGGCGTTGGACTTGTTATCGAAGAAAGAGGCCTTGATGAGAGTGAACAAACTTATAATGCTGCTAATATGATCACA ATATTCTTTGCCATCCTGATGGGTTGCCAAAACTTCGGAACAGCTTCGCCATTTATTGACGCTTTTGGAACCGCTAAGGCAGCAGGTTCTAAAATTTTTGCTGTTATTGAGAGAAACTCTTCTATTAACAGTTTGTCGAATGATGGTAATAAACCAATGGAGATAAATGGACAAATCGTGTTTAAAAATGTTCTTTTCAAATATCCTTCGAGACCAAATGTTGAG GTATTGAAGAGTTTAAACCTCAGGATCAATCCTGGAGAGACTGTGGCATTAGTAGGTGGATCAGGATGCGGTAAATCAACTTGTATTCAGCTTTTACAAAGATTCTACGATCCGTCCGAGGGGCAA ATTCTCTTGGATGGGCATGACTTGAAAGATCTGAATGTGTCATGGTTGAGAAGTAACATAGGTGTTGTTGGTCAGGAGCCTGTGCTATTTGGTACAACTATTGCTGAGAATATTCGTTATGGAAAAATTGATGCAACTGACGAAGAGATTACTGCTGCAGCTAAGAAGGCAAACGCTCATGATTTCATCATAAAATTGCACAAG GGATATGATACATTGGTTGGTGAAAGGGGAGCTCAAATTTCAGGTGGACAAAAACAAAGAATCGCAATAGCCAGAGCGATTGTACGAAACCCAAAGATCTTGCTCCTTGACGAAGCTACATCGGCTCTAGATACACGCAGTGAAGCAAAAGTACAAGCTGCACTTGATAAa GCAAGTGAAGGAAGAACTACAATTATTGTAGCGCACAGACTATCTACAATAAGAAGTGCagataaaattattgtacttTCTAAAGGCTCAGTGGTAGAGCAAGGGAATCACAATGAATTAATGGCATTCAAAAAACATTACTATGAACTTGTTACTACGCAG ATATATGAAAGCGAAGAAGCTGACGGGGCAAATATCTTACTCAGTTATGCAAAGGATAACGACAGTGATGACGAAGatgatcaaaaaattgttacgaATGTAAAG GATTTTGAAACAGAAGCTATAGACACAGGGAACATCTCTATCAGGAacgttataaaatataacatgcctgaaattcattatattattatcgcATGTTTGGCATCTATTATTGTCGGCTGTGCTCCACCAGTATTTGCTATCCTGTTTGGTGATATAATCGGA GTTTTATCATATTCCGATACTGAGCAAATTAGAAGCGAATCCAACGTTTATTGTCTATACTTCGTAGGTATTGGTTTCGCAATTGGGATTGTAACTTTCATACAG ATATTTCTTTTTGACTTCGCTGGTGAACGACTAACGATGCGTATGCGTGAGTTAGCTTTCGGTGCAATGTTAAAGCAAGAAATGGCTTGGTTTGACGATACTAATAATGGAACTGGATCTCTGTGTGCAAAACTATCTGGCGAAGCTGCTGCTATACAAGGTGCAACTGGACAGCGAATCGGTGTCCTAATACAGTCAGTCAGTACAATCACGCTCGGTCTGACCATTTCCATGTATTATGAGTGGCGATTGGGACTGGTTGGTCTTGCATTTATGCCATTTATTCTCGCTACTATTTATATGCAAGGTATCATGATGGCACACGAAGCTCTGAAGTATCAGAAATCCTTGGAAGATTCTACAAAG ATTGCGGTTGAAGCAGTGACCAACATTCGTACAGTCGCTGGACTTGGAAGGGAGGAAACTTTCCAGCTGGCATATGCAGAGGCAATGAATCCATCTTTCCAACTTGCTAAAAGAAATACCCACTATCGTGCTTTGGTATTTGCCTGTGCCAGGTCTATTGTTTTATATGCGTTTGCTGTTGTTATGTGGTATGGCGGGACGCTAATTAATAACGAAGGACTAGACTATCCCATAGTTTTCAA ggTTGCCCAAGCTCTCATCATGGGCACTGTGATGGTCGCTAATGCATCAGCCTTCGCACCAGATTACCAAAAGGGTTTAATTGCAGCTGCCAAAGTTTTTGCGCTATTTAACAGAAAACCAAAGATCGTGGATCCAGCTAACCCCCAAGAAACGAAGCAG ACTGACATGGGTAAAGTCGAATACAACTCAGTTACATTCGAGTATCCGACTAGACCAGGAATCACAATTTTAAAAGCTTTAGATCTTGATGTTCCTTCGGGAAAAACAATTGCCTTAATTGGATCAAGTGGATGTGGCAAAAGCACAATTATTCAATTGCTTGAACGATTTTATGATCCAAATTCAGGCACTGTT GAACTGGATAACACAGATATTTCATCTGTGACCCTTGTTTCCTTGAGATCTAATTTAGGGATAGTATCACAAGAACCATCGTTGTTTGCCCGCACAATTGCCGAAAACATTGCCTACGGCGATAATTCACGACAAGTTCCGATGGTAGATATTATCAGCGCCGCTAAAAAAGCCAATATACACGAGTTCATCCTGTCTCTTCCGCTCGGATATGACACCAAGCTCGGTACTAAAGGTACACAGATTTCCGGAGgtcaaaaacaaagaatagCTATCGCCAGAGCTTTAATAAGGAATCCCAAAgttcttttgcttgatgaAGCAACCTCTGCTCTCGATATGGAAAGTGAGAAG ATTGTTCAAGCAGCACTGGATGAAGCGAAAGAAGGTAGAACTTGTATAACTATCGCACACAGACTTTCTACTATCCAAGATGCAGACAAGATATGTGTATTGGACCAAGGTGTTGTAGTGGAAAGTGGAACGCATACAGAGCTCGTTGCTAAAAAAGGACTGTACTACAAATTACGTATGTTACAGGGATGA